From the genome of Perca flavescens isolate YP-PL-M2 chromosome 1, PFLA_1.0, whole genome shotgun sequence, one region includes:
- the LOC114558294 gene encoding TBC1 domain family member 9B, which produces AQHMTSCYWGSSSSAAERHDPSLPYLEQYRIDPAQFLQLFSALAPWLCGGHTPSLAARLFRLLDQNQDGLVNFKEFITGLSGMCHGDMTEKLKLLYKLHLPPGEGNLGGISQEDGCVISQLTKGTSFSHC; this is translated from the exons GCCCAGCACATGACCAGCTGTTACTGGGGGTCCAGTAGTTCTGCTGCGGAGCGGCACGACCCGAGCCTGCCCTACCTGGAGCAGTACCGGATCGACCCGGCCCAGTTCCTGCAGCTGTTCTCGGCGCTGGCGCCCTGGCTCTGTGGAGGCCACACCCCCTCTCTGGCTGCCAGACTCTTCAGACTACTGGACCAGAACCAGGACGGGCTGGTCAACTTCAAGGAGTTCATCACCGGGCTCA gtgGGATGTGTCATGGAGACATGACGGAGAAACTCAAACTGCTGTACAAACTGCACCTTCCCccaggtga GGGGAATCTGGGAGGCATTTCTCAGGAGGATGGTTGTGTCATCAGCCAGTTGACTAAGGGTACTTCTTTCAGCCACTGCTGA